One Candidatus Zixiibacteriota bacterium genomic window carries:
- a CDS encoding LysM peptidoglycan-binding domain-containing protein: protein MKRRFEFATWVLLSLAGVALLLAGCGGSKGMKNSGLDGEYRADHHDSLAPDTSDGSNTDIDKFAALPADSESILDDELLEQLILDPEWPSDSESNGNDSLWRMFAMAEEYYAMGGIANREGGWEEAQYYFERALKVLAGLDVQTDSTLTPEAVKYNTLLDNIVADYRVALRSLGRLGEDAAPSAIIERFGDLESKLEHDSMVVFKREGGPASYDLPVVMNDRVRSSIVYFQTVANDAFRRYLSRSRKYNHLFSKVLAEYGLPQDLVYLSLVESGYNPHAYSWARAVGLWQFIASTGKLYGLERNWWIDERKDPVKSTRAAARFLKDLYDKFGKWDLAMAAYNGGPGRVERTMKSQRTDDFWKLRLRRQTMDYVPLIYAATIIAKEPAKFGFGDVLFEPAVYWDEVVIDRCLDLRDVASRVGCSVDTLKTLNPELLRIYTPPNDKNYALKIPQGLKQSFWAVYEQLESPKEAAFAHHKVRKRESIASIASKYGVSQYAILEANNLPKGTKLKAGRDLIIPIPADHASTSTPSPAKKSVKRAIKPTDVSGSVYTVREGDTMWDIARGLGVTVDELRRVNNMDKRARLRIGQKLQIPASAMNTPPTSTSKTDAGKSRSSAPASTAAKVSVHTVRSGDSIWGIARLYGTSVEWIRRMNGLSNSSRIHAGQELIVPGEQASGEYVVYRVKYGDTLTRIAQKYRTTIDKILALNSLDDPHQLKIGDRIKIAVD from the coding sequence ATGAAAAGACGATTTGAATTTGCGACATGGGTCCTTTTGTCTCTGGCTGGCGTTGCGCTGCTTCTCGCCGGTTGCGGCGGCTCTAAAGGGATGAAGAATAGTGGGCTCGATGGCGAATATCGGGCCGATCACCACGACAGCCTGGCGCCAGACACTTCAGACGGTTCTAATACCGACATTGACAAATTTGCTGCTCTACCGGCGGATTCGGAATCGATTCTGGACGACGAGCTTCTTGAGCAGTTAATACTGGATCCGGAATGGCCCAGCGACAGCGAATCGAATGGCAACGATTCCCTCTGGCGCATGTTCGCCATGGCCGAAGAATATTATGCCATGGGGGGGATCGCCAACCGCGAAGGAGGTTGGGAGGAGGCGCAGTATTATTTCGAACGCGCATTGAAAGTGCTCGCCGGTCTCGATGTCCAGACCGACTCCACGCTCACTCCCGAGGCGGTGAAATATAATACTCTGCTCGACAACATTGTCGCCGATTACCGTGTTGCTCTCCGGTCACTTGGCCGCCTTGGAGAAGACGCGGCGCCATCGGCTATTATCGAGCGGTTTGGTGACCTGGAGTCGAAACTCGAGCACGATTCCATGGTGGTGTTCAAGCGTGAGGGGGGACCGGCTTCCTACGACCTGCCGGTGGTGATGAATGACAGGGTGCGCAGTTCGATCGTGTATTTCCAGACGGTTGCCAACGACGCGTTCCGTCGGTACCTGAGTCGGTCAAGGAAATACAATCACCTGTTCAGCAAAGTCCTCGCCGAGTACGGCCTGCCGCAGGATCTCGTGTATCTGTCGTTGGTCGAATCGGGGTACAACCCCCACGCGTATTCGTGGGCCCGCGCGGTCGGTCTCTGGCAGTTCATCGCGAGCACCGGAAAACTGTATGGACTGGAACGAAATTGGTGGATAGATGAACGGAAGGACCCGGTGAAATCGACTCGCGCGGCGGCCCGTTTCCTCAAAGATCTCTACGACAAGTTCGGCAAATGGGACCTCGCGATGGCGGCCTATAACGGCGGGCCGGGACGGGTCGAGCGGACGATGAAAAGCCAGCGGACCGATGATTTCTGGAAACTCCGCCTCCGCCGTCAGACGATGGACTATGTGCCGCTGATCTATGCCGCTACCATTATCGCCAAGGAACCGGCCAAGTTCGGTTTTGGCGACGTGTTGTTCGAGCCGGCGGTGTACTGGGATGAGGTCGTCATCGATAGGTGCCTGGATCTGCGCGACGTGGCTTCGCGCGTTGGCTGCAGCGTGGACACCTTGAAAACCCTGAATCCCGAACTGCTTCGCATCTACACGCCGCCGAACGACAAGAACTACGCCCTGAAAATCCCGCAGGGGCTCAAGCAGAGTTTCTGGGCCGTGTACGAGCAGCTCGAGTCTCCCAAGGAGGCGGCGTTCGCACATCACAAAGTTCGTAAGCGCGAATCGATCGCCTCGATCGCGAGCAAATACGGCGTGTCTCAGTACGCCATACTTGAGGCGAACAATCTGCCCAAGGGCACGAAACTAAAGGCCGGGCGAGACCTGATCATTCCGATACCGGCTGACCACGCCTCAACGAGTACACCGTCGCCGGCGAAAAAAAGCGTCAAGAGAGCGATCAAGCCCACTGACGTTTCCGGGAGTGTGTATACTGTCCGCGAAGGGGACACGATGTGGGATATAGCCCGTGGTCTTGGCGTGACAGTAGACGAACTCCGGCGGGTCAACAACATGGACAAGCGAGCCCGCCTGCGCATCGGTCAGAAACTCCAGATTCCGGCCAGCGCTATGAACACCCCGCCCACTTCGACTTCAAAGACGGACGCTGGGAAGTCGCGCTCGTCCGCTCCTGCAAGTACGGCCGCCAAAGTGTCCGTCCATACGGTACGCTCGGGCGACAGCATCTGGGGTATCGCGCGGCTGTACGGTACATCGGTCGAATGGATCCGGCGGATGAACGGTCTGAGCAATTCGAGCCGGATTCACGCCGGCCAGGAACTGATCGTTCCCGGCGAGCAGGCCTCAGGCGAATACGTGGTGTATCGGGTGAAATACGGCGACACGCTGACGCGAATCGCCCAGAAGTACCGGACCACCATTGACAAGATACTGGCGCTGAACAGCCTCGATGACCCGCACCAGCTTAAGATCGGCGACCGGATCAAAATAGCAGTTGACTGA
- the purD gene encoding phosphoribosylamine--glycine ligase, with the protein MNILVIGSGGREHAIIWKLRQSKKVDKVFCIPGNGGISLLAKCVNMKLESNRALADFALRNKIDLTVVGPEQPLAQGIVDEFQRRKLRIFGPDKRASQLEASKIRAKEFMQKYHVPTAPFRTFQMAAEAIGFCKSVEYPVVIKADGLAAGKGVTVAKSLDEAVAAIEAMMLKRIYGKAGDRIIVESFLSGQEVSIMAVTDGKVVIPLLPSQDHKQALEGDKGPNTGGMGAYCPTDFVTPEILEQIEEHVLTPTIAGLRSEEINYAGVLYAGLMLTENGPKVLEFNCRFGDPETQAVLPLLKTDLVDLMMAVVERKLGNFGRLDWRKGAAACVIMASKGYPGQYSTGMAINGLQNTKDNGVFVFHAGTRRDGSNWLTAGGRVLGVVGVDTELKGSLDRAYAAVKKIRFDGATYRRDIGFRVLQAKPQA; encoded by the coding sequence ATGAATATATTGGTGATCGGCTCTGGCGGCCGCGAACATGCCATAATCTGGAAGCTCCGCCAGTCCAAGAAAGTCGACAAAGTCTTCTGCATCCCCGGCAACGGCGGCATTTCGCTTCTGGCCAAGTGCGTCAACATGAAGCTGGAGTCTAACCGGGCGCTGGCCGATTTTGCCCTGCGGAACAAGATCGATCTCACGGTCGTCGGCCCCGAACAACCGCTCGCGCAGGGAATAGTTGATGAATTCCAGAGGCGAAAACTCCGCATATTCGGACCCGACAAGCGTGCCTCGCAGCTCGAAGCAAGCAAGATCCGCGCGAAGGAGTTCATGCAGAAATACCACGTCCCGACAGCGCCGTTCCGCACGTTCCAGATGGCGGCAGAAGCGATTGGGTTCTGCAAATCCGTGGAGTATCCGGTGGTCATCAAAGCGGATGGTCTTGCCGCCGGAAAAGGTGTTACGGTTGCCAAGTCCCTTGATGAGGCAGTCGCGGCGATCGAAGCCATGATGCTCAAGCGGATCTATGGCAAGGCCGGGGACCGGATCATTGTAGAGTCGTTTCTCAGCGGACAGGAAGTATCGATCATGGCGGTGACCGACGGCAAGGTGGTCATACCGCTCCTCCCCAGCCAGGACCACAAGCAGGCGCTTGAGGGGGACAAAGGGCCGAACACCGGCGGTATGGGGGCGTATTGTCCGACGGATTTCGTTACACCGGAGATCCTGGAGCAGATTGAAGAACATGTGCTGACTCCAACGATCGCCGGCCTGCGAAGCGAAGAGATCAACTATGCCGGGGTGCTATACGCCGGACTAATGCTGACCGAAAATGGACCAAAGGTGCTGGAATTTAACTGCCGGTTCGGCGATCCGGAAACCCAGGCGGTATTGCCGTTGTTAAAAACAGACTTGGTGGACTTGATGATGGCGGTGGTGGAACGGAAGCTCGGGAATTTCGGCAGGCTGGACTGGCGCAAGGGTGCGGCCGCGTGCGTGATCATGGCATCGAAGGGATACCCCGGCCAGTATTCCACCGGCATGGCGATAAACGGCCTGCAGAATACCAAGGACAACGGTGTCTTTGTCTTTCACGCGGGTACGCGACGAGACGGCAGCAACTGGCTCACCGCGGGCGGAAGAGTGCTTGGCGTGGTGGGCGTGGATACTGAGTTAAAGGGGTCGTTGGACCGAGCCTACGCAGCGGTCAAAAAGATCAGGTTCGACGGGGCCACGTATCGCCGGGACATTGGGTTCAGGGTCCTGCAGGCCAAGCCGCAAGCATGA
- the miaA gene encoding tRNA (adenosine(37)-N6)-dimethylallyltransferase MiaA, which translates to MPDFPPIPIICGPTGSGKTAVAVVLANQFPLEIVSADSRQIIKHLDIGTAKPTIEEQLRVRFHLLDLVEPGERYNAYRFIVDAEAAIGDIRARQRLPIVVGGTGLYLRALTEGVIEIEQDDMPVREQLEKDLARVGAEKMHARLRQIDPLEAALVHANNTVRVLRALEIFELTGLTKSQLRTSSNHRHPKYTYEYFCLLPPRQHLYDIIDRRVDQMMASGLLNELERLVLQGMKDAIRRSNIIGYDELLDFLDGRLTIDEAVSLMKQYTRRYAKRQMTWFRKQTGCLYFGEPGLLMDAVAGRLTTLWSEREKT; encoded by the coding sequence GTGCCTGATTTCCCGCCCATACCGATCATTTGCGGACCTACCGGGTCCGGCAAGACCGCCGTCGCAGTTGTCTTGGCCAACCAGTTTCCGCTTGAGATCGTCTCGGCCGACTCACGCCAGATAATCAAGCACCTGGATATCGGCACCGCCAAACCTACGATCGAAGAGCAGCTGCGCGTCCGTTTTCACCTGCTTGATCTGGTGGAGCCAGGAGAGCGGTACAACGCCTACAGGTTCATAGTCGATGCCGAAGCGGCGATCGGCGATATACGCGCGCGACAGCGTTTGCCGATTGTAGTCGGCGGAACCGGCCTGTACCTTCGAGCGCTCACGGAAGGGGTGATCGAAATTGAACAAGACGACATGCCCGTTCGCGAGCAATTGGAAAAAGATCTGGCTCGGGTCGGTGCGGAGAAGATGCACGCCCGACTGCGGCAGATCGACCCACTTGAAGCGGCACTGGTTCACGCCAACAACACTGTTCGTGTCTTGCGGGCACTGGAGATTTTCGAACTCACCGGACTGACCAAGTCACAACTGCGAACTTCGTCGAACCATCGTCATCCAAAGTATACCTACGAATATTTTTGTCTGCTGCCCCCTCGCCAACACTTGTACGACATCATAGACCGGCGGGTAGACCAGATGATGGCGTCGGGACTATTGAACGAACTCGAGCGTTTGGTGTTGCAAGGCATGAAGGACGCAATCAGACGGTCCAATATTATCGGTTACGATGAACTCCTGGATTTCCTCGATGGGCGTCTCACTATTGACGAGGCAGTGAGTTTGATGAAGCAGTATACCCGGAGATATGCCAAACGACAGATGACCTGGTTCCGCAAACAAACAGGCTGCCTGTATTTCGGTGAACCAGGGCTACTGATGGACGCCGTTGCAGGACGATTGACCACTCTCTGGTCCGAAAGGGAAAAAACTTGA
- a CDS encoding HU family DNA-binding protein, giving the protein MSREVAVTKADLVEKVAEKTGLTRTDVAVVVDSFLDTVKKAVENGHNIEIRGFGTFKIKLRKARKARNPRTGDVVPVPDRKVPVFKPSNEFKNMITKLSL; this is encoded by the coding sequence TTGTCGAGGGAGGTCGCAGTGACGAAAGCGGACCTGGTCGAGAAGGTGGCCGAGAAAACCGGCCTGACACGAACGGACGTAGCCGTTGTTGTGGACTCTTTTCTGGACACGGTGAAGAAGGCCGTCGAGAACGGACACAATATCGAGATACGTGGCTTTGGCACATTCAAAATCAAGCTGCGTAAGGCTCGGAAGGCTCGCAATCCCCGCACGGGGGATGTGGTGCCGGTGCCGGATCGCAAAGTGCCGGTGTTCAAGCCGTCCAATGAGTTCAAGAACATGATCACCAAACTTTCGCTGTAA
- a CDS encoding T9SS type A sorting domain-containing protein, giving the protein MKHALLIPTALVCFAFAVAAKTARADRTDFMVNDDGTVAEQTQPRVAVSSNCFIVVWSDARNGNSDIYYQRFSSVGAAIGQNQRVNDDTTSAHQAGPAVGVDYAGHYTTVWQDYRYGTYPFDPEILSQRFDTNAAFLSTNARLTLELPDSLKENPDIALAPWGDGVVVWADYRNRNWDIYGQRISANGALLGVNFRVNDDLATAQQHAPRVAVSPDGWFVVTWYDNRSGNDDIYAQRFDSSGTRFGPNIRVSSDGTNARQAFPDVAADAMGHFTMVWTDWRNGVYPANPDIYARKYDTILTPLYSDRKVNFDVNARPQRDPSIAADRMGNVAILWADSTSSSWDIVGQMIDVDGVVRETNFRANSSGDSAQLQPDVALDGRYRYAVWTDRRSGQYDIFASITTYNTPRLIAAPASLAFRMSPGGALPTSARVALNHGGYNSLHFQVTAAASWLSVSPTSGATPDTLTVSVVDQSMAEGTYIADITLIDTDRADSSQAVPVRLEVSSESPLQNSIAITSAEVRPGTVRSVPITLTLVTSIQSIVLPLKWDSTVISVDSIQFDTSMPATALMEWLPDTVPGQAIIRMFANGTALSVGTHVLGELFFTAGQLVGVSPIDTTSIGTGHLEIITAEGQSLVPWFERGTVTVSLPTSADDPTETGLPQEYTLGQNYPNPFNSSTVIQYSLPRRSSVTLEIFNILGQRVATLAVGTQAAGQYRASWSGESAAGRLLTSGIYFYRLEAADVSLVRKMVLIK; this is encoded by the coding sequence GTGAAACACGCTCTTCTCATACCGACTGCGCTGGTATGCTTTGCCTTCGCCGTTGCAGCGAAGACCGCACGTGCCGACCGGACCGATTTCATGGTGAATGACGATGGCACGGTCGCTGAGCAGACACAGCCCCGCGTGGCGGTTTCATCGAACTGCTTCATCGTCGTTTGGTCTGACGCTCGCAACGGTAACAGCGACATTTACTACCAGAGATTCAGCTCAGTCGGCGCGGCCATAGGGCAGAATCAGCGAGTAAACGACGATACGACATCAGCACACCAGGCGGGTCCGGCTGTGGGCGTCGATTACGCGGGCCATTACACGACCGTCTGGCAGGACTATAGATATGGCACGTACCCATTTGATCCAGAGATACTAAGTCAACGCTTTGACACCAATGCGGCATTCCTGAGTACCAATGCCCGACTGACACTCGAATTGCCCGACTCCCTCAAGGAGAATCCGGATATCGCTTTGGCACCGTGGGGTGATGGGGTGGTGGTGTGGGCGGATTATCGTAATCGCAATTGGGATATCTACGGACAACGCATTTCCGCGAATGGCGCCCTGCTGGGAGTCAATTTCCGTGTCAACGATGACCTGGCCACCGCTCAGCAACATGCGCCGCGTGTCGCCGTGTCGCCGGACGGATGGTTCGTGGTGACCTGGTACGACAACCGCTCTGGCAATGACGACATCTACGCGCAGCGTTTTGATTCATCCGGTACGCGCTTTGGTCCTAATATCCGCGTCAGTTCCGATGGCACCAATGCCCGGCAGGCGTTTCCAGATGTAGCGGCTGACGCCATGGGGCATTTCACGATGGTCTGGACCGACTGGCGCAACGGTGTGTATCCGGCTAATCCCGACATCTACGCGCGAAAATACGATACTATCCTGACGCCTCTTTACTCCGACAGGAAGGTCAACTTTGATGTCAATGCCCGTCCGCAACGGGACCCGTCGATCGCAGCCGACCGGATGGGAAACGTCGCGATCCTGTGGGCCGATTCCACCTCCAGTTCGTGGGATATAGTGGGGCAGATGATCGATGTCGACGGAGTTGTGCGGGAGACGAATTTCCGTGCCAACAGCTCAGGAGACAGCGCGCAACTCCAGCCGGATGTCGCGCTCGATGGTCGCTATCGGTATGCCGTCTGGACGGACCGGCGTTCGGGACAATACGACATTTTCGCTTCCATCACCACCTACAATACACCTCGTCTGATCGCCGCACCGGCATCGCTGGCGTTCCGTATGTCGCCGGGAGGAGCTCTGCCGACATCGGCGCGCGTGGCCTTGAACCATGGCGGATACAACTCGCTGCATTTTCAAGTCACTGCCGCAGCCTCCTGGTTGAGTGTCTCTCCGACGAGCGGCGCGACGCCCGACACGCTCACAGTTTCCGTGGTCGACCAGTCGATGGCCGAAGGAACATATATTGCTGATATCACACTTATCGATACTGATCGCGCTGATTCATCGCAAGCCGTGCCGGTCCGACTTGAAGTATCCTCGGAGAGTCCGCTACAGAACAGCATCGCCATCACTTCCGCGGAAGTGCGGCCTGGCACGGTCCGCTCTGTTCCGATTACACTGACGCTTGTCACCAGCATTCAGTCCATTGTACTGCCGCTGAAATGGGACAGCACAGTGATCAGCGTGGACTCAATCCAATTCGATACCAGTATGCCTGCCACTGCGCTCATGGAATGGCTGCCCGACACGGTCCCTGGGCAGGCGATCATTCGAATGTTCGCCAACGGTACGGCTTTGTCCGTCGGTACACATGTGCTTGGGGAACTGTTCTTCACTGCCGGCCAATTGGTTGGTGTCAGCCCGATCGATACTACATCCATTGGCACCGGTCATCTTGAAATCATAACGGCCGAGGGGCAGTCGCTCGTTCCTTGGTTTGAGCGCGGGACGGTCACGGTCTCCCTGCCGACCTCCGCCGATGACCCCACAGAAACAGGATTACCCCAGGAATACACCCTTGGGCAGAATTACCCCAACCCGTTCAATTCTTCAACCGTTATCCAATATAGCCTGCCACGACGCAGCAGTGTGACGCTCGAGATCTTCAACATACTGGGGCAGCGGGTCGCCACGCTGGCAGTTGGCACGCAGGCAGCCGGGCAGTACCGGGCATCCTGGAGCGGCGAGTCGGCGGCCGGGCGTCTGCTGACATCGGGTATCTATTTCTACCGTCTTGAAGCCGCCGATGTGTCACTTGTCCGGAAAATGGTCCTGATCAAGTAG
- the sppA gene encoding signal peptide peptidase SppA: MARTRDVVIGIIIAAAFLMALAVFAFMVIGMLSQTDELEFTGLSGGEVGIVEMFGIIDEQSARPVIRQLDRWAKSGSIKAIIVHIDSPGGVVAPSQELYDAIIRAKKEKPVVAAMASVAASGGYYVACAADRVIANPGTITGSIGVIFQFHTLKGLLDKVGVGTETIKSGELKDVGSYARPMTEKEQQMLQAVVSNTYEQFVEVVAAGRQKEKEEIYPLADGSIFTGLQAYNLGLVDTLGGLQQAIEVAAELADIQGEPNVVRPYKREKISLFDLMGQMAGKVNGQIDQAFSGPQLLYLYQ; this comes from the coding sequence ATGGCACGGACGCGCGACGTCGTTATCGGAATCATTATTGCTGCGGCGTTTCTCATGGCGCTGGCAGTGTTTGCTTTCATGGTGATCGGGATGCTCTCGCAAACCGATGAACTCGAGTTTACCGGTCTGAGCGGCGGGGAGGTGGGTATTGTCGAGATGTTCGGCATTATCGACGAACAAAGCGCCCGTCCGGTCATACGGCAGCTCGATCGTTGGGCCAAGAGCGGCTCGATCAAAGCGATTATCGTACACATCGACTCACCCGGAGGCGTCGTAGCGCCATCGCAGGAGCTATACGATGCCATTATCAGGGCGAAGAAGGAGAAGCCGGTTGTGGCGGCGATGGCGTCGGTGGCAGCCTCCGGCGGCTATTATGTCGCCTGTGCTGCCGACCGCGTGATCGCCAACCCCGGCACCATCACCGGTTCAATTGGAGTCATCTTCCAGTTCCATACCCTCAAGGGACTTCTCGACAAGGTTGGGGTGGGCACAGAGACCATCAAGTCCGGCGAGCTCAAAGATGTTGGCTCATACGCCCGCCCGATGACCGAGAAGGAGCAGCAGATGCTCCAGGCGGTAGTGAGCAATACCTACGAGCAGTTTGTCGAGGTAGTGGCGGCTGGACGCCAGAAAGAGAAAGAGGAGATATATCCGTTGGCCGATGGATCAATATTCACCGGTCTGCAAGCCTATAATCTCGGCCTCGTGGATACCTTGGGTGGCTTGCAGCAGGCCATAGAAGTTGCGGCTGAGCTGGCGGATATCCAGGGAGAACCGAACGTGGTTCGGCCCTACAAGCGGGAAAAGATTTCCCTTTTTGACCTTATGGGTCAGATGGCCGGCAAAGTGAATGGTCAGATCGATCAGGCGTTCTCCGGTCCTCAGCTACTGTACCTGTATCAGTGA
- the purE gene encoding 5-(carboxyamino)imidazole ribonucleotide mutase, with the protein MPKVLILLGSKSDLEYAEKCREQLGAFQIEGDIEISSAHRHPEKTADLTANAQQRGYEIIIAMAGLSAALPGVAASHSNLPVIGVPLPAALDGLDSLLSVVQMPPGIPVAAVAIGLPGARNAAVLAARILALKYPQIAKTLAEFRQAL; encoded by the coding sequence ATGCCTAAGGTACTCATTTTGCTTGGTTCCAAGAGTGATCTCGAATATGCCGAGAAGTGCCGCGAGCAGCTTGGGGCCTTCCAAATCGAGGGGGATATCGAGATCTCGTCAGCCCATCGTCACCCCGAGAAAACTGCCGATCTGACCGCAAACGCACAGCAGCGTGGTTACGAAATTATTATAGCCATGGCCGGTTTGTCGGCGGCACTGCCCGGCGTGGCGGCGTCGCATTCAAACCTGCCGGTCATCGGGGTGCCGCTGCCGGCGGCTCTTGATGGTCTTGACAGTCTGCTTTCGGTAGTGCAAATGCCGCCCGGAATCCCGGTAGCCGCCGTCGCCATAGGACTCCCCGGGGCGCGCAACGCGGCGGTGCTTGCGGCCAGAATCCTGGCCCTCAAGTACCCGCAGATAGCCAAGACGTTGGCTGAGTTCAGGCAAGCGCTGTAA
- a CDS encoding tetratricopeptide repeat protein encodes MAKQSTMRALPVLLALGLVAWGLLPGVASADEKAKELYNQGVTAMQAGKLDDAVLAFKGAIASDGNYFDAYLNLGAVYFQKKQYDDAAKMLQSATEKNPKSIEAFSSLGRVQYVLNRFVEAQMAYKSALALDPKNASLYKELAKVCLKQGNSTELVATIQKCHELGGADEQTYFWLGKGLEKEDKTTEALAAYHKSIKLKAKNYEAQFAVGKIYLGQENYDGAAKAFRSALTADPKGFRAAYNYAVAMESKDQEATDQNIANWKEFVRIAQGNPKANGDVQVAKQHIKELEDAKKAKQGL; translated from the coding sequence ATGGCAAAACAGTCGACGATGAGAGCCTTGCCTGTACTGCTGGCGCTGGGGTTGGTGGCTTGGGGATTGCTTCCAGGGGTTGCATCAGCGGATGAGAAAGCGAAAGAGTTATACAACCAGGGCGTCACCGCCATGCAGGCCGGAAAGCTCGATGATGCCGTACTGGCGTTCAAGGGCGCTATTGCGTCCGACGGCAACTATTTCGACGCCTACCTGAACCTCGGCGCCGTGTATTTCCAGAAAAAGCAGTACGATGATGCGGCCAAGATGCTTCAGTCGGCCACGGAGAAAAACCCCAAGAGTATCGAGGCTTTCTCCAGCCTGGGACGGGTCCAGTACGTGCTGAATCGCTTTGTGGAGGCGCAGATGGCGTACAAATCGGCGCTCGCGCTTGACCCCAAGAACGCATCACTCTACAAGGAACTGGCCAAGGTCTGTTTGAAGCAGGGGAACAGCACGGAGTTGGTGGCAACGATACAGAAATGCCACGAGCTTGGCGGCGCTGATGAGCAGACGTACTTCTGGCTGGGCAAAGGCCTTGAAAAAGAGGACAAGACTACCGAAGCCCTGGCTGCCTATCATAAATCGATCAAGTTAAAGGCGAAGAACTATGAGGCCCAATTTGCTGTGGGCAAGATCTATCTCGGGCAGGAGAATTACGACGGCGCCGCCAAGGCATTCAGGTCGGCCCTGACCGCCGATCCGAAAGGGTTCCGCGCTGCCTACAATTACGCAGTCGCGATGGAATCGAAGGACCAGGAGGCCACTGATCAGAATATCGCCAACTGGAAAGAATTCGTCCGCATCGCGCAGGGGAACCCCAAGGCAAACGGAGACGTGCAGGTTGCCAAGCAGCACATCAAAGAGCTTGAAGACGCCAAAAAGGCGAAACAGGGTTTGTAG